The region actaTGCATTGAAAAAAacagcctcgcacatctactctaaacgttgctCCCAAACCATAAACCTgtaccccctggtgactgacccctccaccctgggaaagagtgcttgcccatcaACTCTAACCATGCCCGTCGTAATCCTGTAGACCTcgatcagtccccccccccctcaacctccctttCGAATGAAACCATTCTGAGTCTATGCAGCCTCTCGGCATAGCCAGCACCCTCCAAAcgaacatcctggcaaacctcctctgcaccctctccaaagccacaGTATCCACAGTATTCCACAGTATCCTTCTGgtgctgtggcgaccagaattgtgcgcaatattccaggtgcggcctTACCATGGTTCTGTGCAACTGTAGCATACTTGcccgtttttatactcgatgcccgtcCAAAAAAGGGAAGCATTCCGCCTGCTTTctagactaccttgtccacttttgttgccaccttcaatgatctgtaacctgcacgcccaggtctcttGACTTTATATATTCCTGAACTCTGACATTTCTATcattcttcagttctgaagaaaggACATCTTCAACAGGAACTTTTACCGGGTTTATCTTCACCGATGCTGCTTTACCTGCTGCACCGCTCAGGTATGTGCTGTTCTTGTGTCAGCTTTACAGACAACACAGTATTTGGTTTCGTAATGAACCTTTATGATTAAACCGAACCCGTGCAGTGTAGCAGGTCAGGTCACCCGTCTCCGTGTGTTCTAAATCTCGAGCAATTCTCCAGAGAGTTTGAGGATTATTGTGGGATTATTGAGGATTATTGTGTGATTGGAATTATATATTTCATTTTAATCCTTTGTGGTTCATTGATTCTGTTCTGTTTCTCCTGGCGCTTGCAGAATTGCATTACCAGGGATACCAGGACAGAGGAATGTTTGTCTTTCATGTTGTGAATGTGAATATGATGAGCTGTTTTCTCTGACCATTCTGCCATCTGGTCAGAACATCTTTGACAAGGCCAATCTGTTTTATGTATCCCTTGTAACTCTTTATCTCAGTGTCTAACCAGGTCACTTCAGAGGGAGATAAGATTCAACCAGACGTATGTTGATgtgcagtcacatgtagaccagagctGGAGGGAATAATCACTTCACACATTAAATATAGTCAGATTTCCTCAGCACAGGAGCTGAATGGAGTTTGTGCTTATATCCAGTAAGCAGGTCAATATGTTACAGGACATCTATTACGGTGTAAATTTCTACTCAAATCTATCATTACCTCTCCCTGATTATTTCAATGGGAGCTGTACTCGGACAGCACAGGCCAATAAAATATACTGGATAGTCTCTGTGTAAATATCTATCCCATGGTATCATTATTTTCTCTCTGACTGTTTCCCGGGGAGCTGTACCAGGACAGCACAGATCAGTGAGAGTTGCTGGACATTCTCAAACTGTGAAAACATGTTTCGCCTGGCATCATTGCACCCGTCTGTCTGTTTCAGGGGAAGCAGTACTGGAACAGCACAGGTCAGTGAGAATTACTGGACAATCTCATTCTGTCACACCATTGCCTCTTTCTGACTCTTCCAGAgggagctgtactggagcagcacaTGCCAGTGAGAATTACTGGAGAGTCTCTGTGCGAATAGCAATCCCACGGTATTATTTCTTGCCTCTGACTGTTTCAGAtagggcagtactgggacagcacaggTCAGTGAGAATTACTGAACAGTCCTTGGCTCTGTAAATATCTATCGCATGGCATCATTGCAAGATTGTTAATGTACAAAGTAGACAGATCCCCTCCAAGAATATGAGTGCCACTGCCAAACCTAGACACCCTTGGTACTCTACGAATTCagaggaagatcaaacagaaaatgaAAGTGTGCGAGAGGCATTTCAGATAGCCTGGACGAGTGTTGAAAGTGCAGGGACGAAGTCAAAAGGGAAATTAGTCAATCAAAGAGAGGGCAAGAGAAAAATAGCAAATGAACTTAAACGAAACGTAAATATTTTTTTACCAATAGATTAATGGTAAAAGGGTCATTAGGGAAAAGTGGGACTTATCAGAGATGGAATTGGGAAAGTGTTTATTGATGCAGAGGCTATGGGAATGGTTTTAAATGGTTGCGTTGCCTCTGTGTTTACAAAGTAAATAAATAATGCTGATATattagtccaggaggaacactgtgatATATTGGAGGGaataagcaagagggtggccaacgAAAGGATTGGATCACTTTAGTGAAATGGGgaaaatctatgtgttgagccagaggaaatgggcctggtactaaatgagtaatttgcatcagtattcactaaagaaagggaccgtgtggaagatgattcttggtagAGTGTgcagacagtctggatcatgttaacatcgaaaatgaGCAGTTATTGGGGGTTTTAAAAGTTATTAATGGAGATAGATCTCCTGGGCCTTATGGAATTTACgctagaatactgaaggaagcaaggGAGTAAATTGCTGCGACCTTGACTGACATCGCTATATCCTGAATAGATACAGgtaagatcccagaggactggaaaatagctaatgtggtacggaTGTTTGAGAAAGGTGGCGGGGATAATCCTGAACACTATTGGCTGCTGACTTTCACGTCGGTAGCGTGAAATTATTGGAGAAaaatctcagggacaggatttatacccatttggaaacaaatggactcattagcgatagacagcatggttttgtgaaggggaggtcgtgatcACTCcgaggtgacaaaggtgattgatgaggcgAGGGCGGTCGATGTTGTTTTGATGGACaccagtaaagcttttgacaagttgCCTCATAGTGGGTTGGTACAAAAGGttgcacacgggatcagaggtgaggtgacaagattgatacagaactggcttagtCACAGGAGGCAAATGGTAGCAGTAGACGGgtgttttttctgaatggaaggttgtgactatgacgaatgtgatatgaaatagttactttagagttactagttaatgtaatgtagaaataagccactttgattcttgcagttagggacaaaggaatttgagaccgcatggaaaaagcaggaagaggtgtgtctatgagggtgatgcttcattgataggggccagagaaagggattggaagtgagccaatcagaatagatcgaacaggtcaggagggacataggctgacctatgtccgtcgagtatgtgaaacttgataccatttgaactgattttgcagagatccctttgtctgttagttcagtcgttttctggagtgtaagaggcaggacgtcctgttacatttctgtaagatgattcaagcttgcaagctaaataaataacttctgtttacgtgcgaatccgtctcaacttttattgaggccagactgacagagaaagaaatttggagatcaacatttggtgccgaaacccgggatttctctggacgatcctgatccaactgcgaaatcagaattagactgattatgaacaggaggacgggaacaaagggccctcaatgtagaaatggaaaacgaccagcattgattgttcccctcttcttatcgtctgattagtctggtcactcgcggttggcacagaaagaccgcctcgacgaaatcacagatcagtctggggattagcactttaattgatgggatttcatattgttgtttcggcttgggttagggttttgggctgatgggactttaaataatgaaggttcagtctattatcagggttcagaggctgatgtgacttaaataataaaggttcagtctattatcagggttcagaggctgatgtgacttaaataataaaggttcagtctattatcagggttcagaggctgatgggactttaaataataaaggttcagtctattatatgggttcaggggctgatgggacttcaatagatgggggttcagtccagtataactgtttttaaatctgaagatggttcaactctatgtgtgagtgttttaaatatatagttgattaagctaaaattgtctccttggactgtaaagttccgaggtctagttgagattgtgaggttgaagcagaagtctctcaaagggttaacagcagcaggcggagttgaaaacagacagtgcttctcactcaggccttgagataacagcaccagtctgcagtgtaatcggatacctttcctttgagtcagtgaacaccagcaaagttacgttttgaattaattaaaggaaaccagtgggtttctccacctctttgataaaagttattattttcgaaagcaattgattgaaattgccagaatcttaaattttacttacttgaaataaggtttatctcattttatctggagattaatagaaacttaaagaagatcatggacaccattttaaaaagtgtcaatctggagatgataattgattttgctaatacttatgatagttgattttgctaatacttatgtgtatgtaacagaaaaaaacttgttaaaagaaaaattgttaagataaagaaataattaagttgtaaatgttatacaagtttgtgttaagcaaattgtaaatttagttctgagttgagatcagagctaagcttgcaagttgcagtaattcaatttgaattttcaaacatttttaagtttaaaaaaaaaaagagagcaaatagagaaaagaaggacacagatcttgaatgcgttgaatagcacatttcaaaggcccataaatctttctgttatcttagacctaaaacctaggaagattgacgagccataggaatgtctggggcgttttaatgaaatctaccgggggcagtcaggcgatttgctgtatcaaactggtcagaattcccctcaatactgtgctatgttaatgcattgcctaccaccttctgtggttactgctgtgaaatgtaataacatgaattggacagagaacgacccttcccagatggcaagggcagtcagattttactggaaggagggtgtaggccaagaaggaggctcagttacaaaggttaagactgagtatgtaatgaaaaaggatgatctgcgatcccaacaagcggcagaaatggtagtttaccagcaggagctccaatatagtgactttgggtgggtggatcagcgaagaggaggatgagacaacagtgctatatttctatcaccccccagtggtggacgttagacattgaacagccactatcactgcatcacgttaccctggcctatgacagaactggacgaaacagggagttggaggacaaataccggccattacttgagaccgaatggccagtcaaggttacagccacagtcacgggaaaagaaggtacagccgattttgttacaatatcaccacatttatggccacagtcagcttcggtaagccctcatattacacgtcaggtccatgaccagtaccatgccagggatatggggcgaatggtcagcatcttaccgcagctcgtcagaataggtatgagatataccttttgaacaatccacgtctgacatttaaatactgtaccactatcaatccagcctgttttcttagtggtccccctgtccatgaagtcgcacctggccacgactgtttagccttgattcaggaaactaccacaataaggggcgatttgagtgacatttcgtcagaacaacctgacatgattatgtgtggtcaaatatcccaccggggtttagttaatgacctactgcaggccctccttctgccagcgcagatttccgttattaaatgcgctgcccacacgaatggtacaaccccagttgacgttggtaatgaacgagcagattgtgcagcgcgcacagccgcacaaattcagcaagtgatggtgcctaaaatgttaagtcagactaaacgatctactatgaatgtgtctgcttctgacaagccaatgccagacgtcataaggttacaggaggacgctcctgagagtgataaacaaatgtggaaacggtttggttgtacatatgattctgtttcctctttatggaccacgcctgcacatcagacttgtatgtctgatgtgctggctttatgggtcatcgaatgtgtacactttgcaactcattgtggggctcgggggactagtgatttgttgctggacacttggtggcaccctaaaatgcaggggttggcccaaagtatcagtaatcggtgtttgatttgtcagcaatataacaccggaaaaggtatcccttgtgggaaggggcaaaccccgttgcccagtggtccctttgagacgctccaaatggattaaattgagttggaaaggtgtcaatgttacaaatatgttttggtcattgtggatgtgttcagcagatgggtcgaggcgtatccgactatctatagtaaagctgctactgtggttaaagtcttgatgagggaaatcattccccggtacggtataccagctcagttaagttctgataatgggcctcattttattggacaaattaacaaggagttttgctcccagttgggcatacgccagcagttatactgtgcttacagaccacaggcagccggggtggttgagagacacaatcagaccctcaaaactaaaaaaattgagtccatctccactactgtaaaaggtcggatactaacctgcctcccttctccagtgctattttacaggtgtggagcatgatggagtggctacgcatcgtctgtctgatatttggcctcacttcgcttggcgtgttattggcgatggacatggaaaaggggaatattatgtatctgtgtagccccaaccaatctacaaggatacatcacctatgcaaaggtgatgttcttcactgcccccatatacgaggacatggtatcgactcatggaaggtcatcaaagttaaggagcatgcgggagtcatgaagcagctgcaccggtcccggcgatgggaagggaacattatatggacattgccttgtttttggaatacatgtaaatttgattttggatgtgttaaaagtggtacaataaatgtaacatcaggctgtcagaagagtgtaggaagagaccatgagaaagagaaagggactagagagaggacggggcgtgtgagaagggaagtacagctagaacgtaggttaccgggagatgcacttaagttaattaaaggccaaactgaggaaaacccgggtagtatgaatctcttctaccagatttaccaccgtctgtatggccagggacgggttgtctgctacccaaaccccgcagcggtgtctaggttattttctgtttcaccgctttggggcactccccaaacggtggttcattgtcagcattccgagccattgcccgagcaagtcactcttccttacgatccggattcagcaccaccggctatttgccttccccttcctcggggtaatccccattcacagtatgataggctgcgacggtggagggcgtacatacctagccacttcactcccaatagggattcccggtcgtacgagaattgcttcagcagtgaagggtacggctgtttgctggtagaggtggacacaaatataacatgtctgtttcccacctgtacggacaggaggtgccatatcacccaggcgtctggccaatgcgtttgttacaacatcacttgcgttccattgaacgctggcctccagctcctttgtggctgggcgaatgtctctcatatcactgttgggaatagggctttctgcattgctgggcggcccgaatgggcatttcaaaattggataaactgggctactgggaggtccttacgcaaccgatatgctgattgtgatgctagtctccacacggaacaaggatactactttttatttaatggtacggcgaccaacgttttgtcaccccatttccccgccgaattgctatagggactctagtccctaccacagtcccctgcccttcggcgtggaacctgcataatcagttagcacgccgggcagtctctgctgaattttgcgagaactggaaaaaacctcaggttcttgcacccaaccggggccactcagccgggtggggcattctgagcgtattgacactgggaggtgtggggggttccttggctgttagtgatcggaattattttatttgcggccttaccatcttgggaaatgaaaccttgggagccctcggggcaataaccaaggagttgtctcagctacggttgtttgcaatgctgaaccggtatgctcttgactatcttctggcccgtgagggtggggtatgcgccatagtacagggcaagtgtattatggggattcaggacttgactgctaacattactaaatttatggatcgcatacgggatcacttggacgggatgcaggatcctgactcttggggtaactggggatttggaggatggaaggactggttgataaatatggccatgtatctagtggtagctatcggctgcatctttgtgggcctggccatccttaaatgtgtgatgggtagaatgcggggtgcactagatcagatcaccgccccaatcaccgagaaaaaaaatttaactgttaaaatccatgagggtgaggcagatgaaggggggctaagacaggaattggaaatgcagcgacggatctttttagatgaggaaccatagctatagattggatagttcggttatcatggaatgataaaaggagggaatgacgaatgtgatataaaatagttactttagagttactagttaatgtaatgtagaaataagccactttgattcttgcagttagggacaaaggaatttgagaccgcatggaaaaagcaggaagaggtgtgtctatgagggtgatgcttcattgataggggccagagaaagggattggaagtgagccaatcagaatagatcgaacaggtcaggagggacataggctgacctatgtccgtcgagtatgtgaaacttgataccatttgaactgattttgcagagatccctttgtctgttagttcagtcgttttctggagtgtaagaggctggatgtcctgttacatttctgtaagatgattcaagcttgcaagctaaataaataacttctgcttacgtgcgaatccgtctcaacttttattgaggccagactgacagagaaagaaatttggagatcaacaactagggctccacagggatctgtgtttgggcctctgttgtttgtcggATACATAaagcatttggaggaaaatgtagccggtctgattagtaaggtcTAATGCCACTAAGTTTGGTGGAATGGCAGACAGTGTTCAGGATTGTCAAAAgatgcagcaggacatagatagtttGGCGACTTGgtgagagaaatggcaaatggagtttaatccggacaattgtCAGGAAATGCATttaggtaggtctaacatagagggcaaACATACCGTAAAATATATCGGAGGAATTGAGGATGGTTCGCAATGAACAAATGAGAAGCTCTATGAGAGGGTCGAGAGAAGCAAATATTGAACAACAAAACATTTCATGAAACAAAGTAATGGTCATGGATgtattaatgggcagcacggtagcattgtggatagcacaattgcttcacaactccggggtcccaggttcgattccggcttgggtcactgtctgtgcggagtctgcacatcctccccgtgtgtgcgtgggtttcctccgggtgctccagtttcctcccacagtccaaagatgtgcaggttaggtggattgggcatgataaattgcccttagtgtccaaaattgcccttagtgttgggtggggttactgggttatggggatagggtggaggtgtcgaccgtggctggggtgctctttccaagagccggtgcagactcgatgggccgaatggcctccttctgcactgtaacttctatctatctatctatctatgaaacTAGGTTGTGTCTAAATCTAGTGTTATTGATGAATGAAAACCATGTGAATGTAACATGATGATTGAAAGAAACAACCCCACACCAGCAAAGCCAAATACAAATGAAACATACTTCTAGAGTCGAGCTTtctgacctctcagaatttctccacctggagaagattatgcCATCCGAGGGTCCGTGGAAGGCTTCCTAGATACTCGGGGGCAGTTTATTTGCCTGCAGGAATAAAAAGGTAGGAATAAAATGTGTGAGAATGCACATTTCAATTGCAAGGGGAATAAATAggagtttctgtggccgcaaaccagACACCAGGATGTTATGTTGCTTCCTTGAtgctcgggtcaaggatgtctctgagcggttACCGCGCATTCTGGAGAGGGAGggcgaacagccagtggtcgtggtaacaTCGGTACCAACTACATAGTTCAAAAAGGGATGTGGTccaaaaagcagaatatagggagttgggAAGAATGTTGAGCCCTCGGATCTCTCAAGTAGTGATCTCAGCTCTAACAATGCGGAATCTGTATGGATGGAGCTGGTTAACAGAAAGGTACAAAAATCATGAGTGGGCGTCATATGTAGACCCCTAACTGCAGTGAAATTATTGGGAAAGACATTAAGAAAgaaattagagacgcatgtgataaaggaacaactaTCATTTTGAGTGATTTACTCTGCATATAGAATAAAAATCAAATAGGCCACAATACCGTGGAGGAAGAAATCCTGGACTGTACAAGGcttggttttctggatcaatatgttgaggagaCAACTAGAGAACAGATTATGCTCGACTGGgaactgtgtaatgagaacggaatcattggaaatctagttgtgcgagacccttggggatgagcgatcataatatgCTGGAATGTTAAATCAAGATGGAGACGAAGGCAGTTGATTCTGACACAAGGGTCGTGAATCCaaacaaaggaaactacgatgaaatGAGGTATGATTGTctatgatcgattggggaatgtaatttaaagagatgacagtggataggcaatggcaaacattgaaAGAGCGCATGGTAGAATTGCAACAATAGTTTCTTCCTGAccggcacaaaagtaaaacgggaaatgTGGTCAATCCATGGCTTGCAAGGGAAAGTAGGAACTGTATTGGATCCAGGGAAATAGCATATAAATTGGTCGAGAACAACAGCAGGTCtaaggattgggagctgtttagaattcagcaaagaagtgtCAAGGGATTGAtttagaaggggaaaatagagcacGAAAGTGATCTTGCATGGAAAATAAAAACCTAATTTAAAAATAAGAGTACCCAATATATTTAttgccaattaaggtgcaatttcgcTTGTCCAATCCACTAAACCTGCACatgtttttggttgtgggggcgaaacccactcacacacggggagaatgtgcaaactccacagggacagtgaccctgagccgggatacaacctggaatctcggcgccgtgaagcagcagttttAAACACCTCGCCACATCTATACAAACTGATTGTAAAAGGTTCTATTGGTTCGTGAAGAGAAAAGGATGACGAAAACAAATAAAGGTACCTGACAGGCAGAAACAGGAGAATGTGTTGTAAGAGCAACGGAATTGCTGAGCAACGAAATACATACTTAGGTTCTGTCTTCACAACAGATGACAAAAATAAAATACCAGAAATATTGGGTAATGCAGGACTTGGTGAGACGGAGGAACTGAATGTGATCAATATCagcagagaaatggtgttggggaaattgatgggattggatGCTGATATATCCCCATGGCCTAAAAATATATATCCCAATGTACTGGAGACGTGTCTCTtgaaatagtggatccattggtggtcCTCTTCAGGATTCTAGAGACTGTGCAGCAGTTGCTGCAGATTTGAGGttcgctaatgtaactccactgatTGAAAAGGGTGATCGAGAGAACGCAAGGAATTATACACTGGTATACCTATCGTCAGTAATGGGAAAAAGTCTAGTGTC is a window of Scyliorhinus torazame isolate Kashiwa2021f chromosome 26, sScyTor2.1, whole genome shotgun sequence DNA encoding:
- the LOC140402905 gene encoding uncharacterized protein, with the protein product MMEWLRIVCLIFGLTSLGVLLAMDMEKGNIMYLCSPNQSTRIHHLCKGDVLHCPHIRGHGIDSWKVIKVKEHAGVMKQLHRSRRWEGNIIWTLPCFWNTCKFDFGCVKSGTINVTSGCQKSVGRDHEKEKGTRERTGRVRREVQLERRLPGDALKLIKGQTEENPGSMNLFYQIYHRLYGQGRVVCYPNPAAVSRLFSVSPLWGTPQTVVHCQHSEPLPEQVTLPYDPDSAPPAICLPLPRGNPHSQYDRLRRWRAYIPSHFTPNRDSRSYENCFSSEGYGCLLVEVDTNITCLFPTCTDRRCHITQASGQCVCYNITCVPLNAGLQLLCGWANVSHITVGNRAFCIAGRPEWAFQNWINWATGRSLRNRYADCDASLHTEQGYYFLFNGTATNVLSPHFPAELL